Within the Phalacrocorax aristotelis chromosome 13, bGulAri2.1, whole genome shotgun sequence genome, the region caatatgccctgttcactgatgggtcctgtcgccttgtgggaaagcaccggagatggaaggctgctgtatggagtcctacacgacaagtagcagaaactgctgaaggagaaggtgaatcgagccagtttgcagaggtaaaggccatccagctggccttagacatcgctgaacgggaaaagtggccagtgctctatctctctactgactcctggacggtggcaaatgccctgtggggctggctgcagcagtggaagcaaagcaactgcagtgcagaggcaaacccatctgggctgccacattgtggcaagatattgctgcccgggtagagaaactggttgtaaaggtacggcatgtggatgctcacgtccccaagagtcgggccactgaagagcatcgaaacaaccagcaggtggatcaggctgccaagattgaagtgtcTGAGGTGGATCGGGACTGGCAAtataagggtgaactatttctagctcggtgggcccatgacacctcaggccatcaagggagagatgcaacatacagtgggctcgtgatcgaggggtggacttgaccacagatgttattgcacaggttatccacgaatgtgacacatgcgctgcaatcaagcaagcgaagcgggtaaagcctctgtggtatgggggacgatggctgaaacataaatatggggaggcctggcaaattgactatatcacactcccacagacccgccaaggcaagcgccatgtgcttacaatggtagaaacaacgaccggctggctggaaacatatcccatccCCCACGCcgctgcccggaacactatcctgggtctggaaaaacaagtcctggggcgacatggcaccccagagaggattgagtcagacaacgggactcatttccgaaatagcctcatagacacctgggccaaagagcgcggcgttgagtgggtgtatcacaccccctgtcatgcaccagcctctgggaaaattgaatggtacaatggactgttaaaaactacactgagagcaatggggggtggaacattcgagcactgggatacacatttagcaaaagccacgtggttagtcaacacgaggggatctgccaactgagctggccctgcccagtcagaaatcctacatactgtggaaggggatggagtccctgtagtgcacacaaaaagtacgctgggcaacacagtctgggttcttcctgccttcggcaaaggcaaacccattcgtgggattgcttttgctcgaggacctgggtgcacttggtgggtgatgcgggaggatggagaaatccgatgtgtgcctcaaggggatttgattttgggcaaaaacagtcaatgaactgaatggcacaatgtgaactgctatataatactgtgcgtcacctctgtgttgtatcaatgatatcagagtacgagcctcccaacccatggaagatcaactatgaaacaagccgtgcagcagtgatggaacgatgactgactcggtatgcagcaccccaacgccacacaccatctctcccacccggaaagactgatacaacagatggagcccagagtcatggactgcgtgaactcaatggacattttaatggatattttacagggaaggtccatgaactaagggaatgatgtctgtgtattatgttaaaggatgggaaggggaggggtggtggttggtacagttgtattgcatcatatgggacctgggcatggtgtaaatggtatggaataaggggtggagaatgtgctggttttggctgagaaggggttaattctcctcactgtgggggtcggctacctttccagcttcccgcgctctgccgcgtggcgggggtggggctgggaggggcagggttggtgggggcggctgacccccactggccaatggcaggttcattccataccacgtgacaccatgaccagtatgttgagggggggcagtggcagctcgggagcggcgcggcgtcgggtcggcgggcggctgcggcgcgtgcggtttgttctggcggttcgttccccctctcccctccccccctcccccggggctttgcgcctctcgttgttctcctttacgttgcatttctgttgttgtttcttttaattttaattattaaactgttcttatcccaacccacgagcgttacccttctgattccctccgccatctactggtggggagtgagcgagcagctgtgtgggacTGAGCTGCCGGCCAAACCACGACAGTTTCGTAGCCTTAATCACAAGGGTAGTCTTCCAATGTATACTCACATTTCCTGGTTTACCTGTTAGAACAGACAAGTTCTTTCATAATTTCGCAGTAAAGAAACAGCTTATCTTACTGAAGGACAGGGCTGCAGGATATACATTCAGCAGTGTCAGTGATTAGCAGGTAACAAAactaatcacagaatggtgggggttggaagggacatctgggagatcatcccgtcccaccccctgcttgagcaggcacacccagagtagggggcacaggaccacatccaggcggggggtgaatgtctccagggaagggaccccacagcctctctgggcagcctgtgcccctgctctggcacctgcacagggaaggggtttgtcctcatgttcaggtggaacttcccgtgttccagcttgtgcccgtggccccttggcctggcgttgggcaccactggaaagagtctggccccatcttTTTGACACCCACATTTCAGATACTTATAAGCACTGTTAAGAgcccccctcagtcttttcctctccaggctgaacaaacccaggtctctcagcctttcctcatcagtgagatgctccagtccctgatcatcttggtagctctctgctggatttgTTCGAGCAGCCCAGCCATATCTTGTTCCAAGTGGGCTttggccttcctcatcgcatctctgcataccttgacaacattcctatattcctcccaagtggccagtcctttTTTCCACACACTGAAGATCTCCCTCTTCcatctgagtttctctagaatctcctttgctcatccatgcggggctcctggctcctctgaCCCCCatgccttctagagccctagcccatgggattcctccaagcaggcctttgaagaggccaaagttggccctcttgaagtccaagatTGTGATCTGAcctgttgccctgcttctaccatgcagtatcctaaactcgaccatctcatggtcactgcagccaagactacccccagctctcacatcctcaaccagcccttccttgtttgttaagAAAGCTCGAGCAGCACATTTCACCTCATTGGCTCCTtcaccacttgcatcaaaaagttgtcctcaacactctgcaggaaccttctggatcatgcatggctcgccgtgttgcttttccagcaatatcagggtggttgaagtcccccatgaggaccaggacCTATGACTGTGAGGCTACCTGCAGCTGTCTGTAGGTGGTTCATCAACTACCTCTTCTCGATGAGgtgcctgtagcaaatgcccacaacagcgtcacccatatttggccgtcccttaatttttacccacaaacTCTCAAcgtgttctccttccactcctaAGCAGAGCTCGATGgattccagttgctccctcacataaagagcaactcccccacctctcctgaAAAGCCcgtagccatccatgaccacattccagtcatgagAGCTATCCCACCACatctctgtgactgcaatgagatcatggccctgcaacTGCACAGAGACCTCtggttcctcctgtttattccccatgctgcgtgcgttggtgtacaggcatgtcagaaaggtgcttgagcacacaggtttccccgCAGGGGTGTACAAggacccactatagccatgcacacccttgagatggcaaccaggagaccaaccatCACATGAGGCCACTATGGCACCTTTATcgctgctcaggttgtcctgtcttattcccccacTGTCTGTGTGGCATTAGCATAgccagtttgtccccctcccccgaggttcctcagtttaaagcccacctcaccaagtttgccagcctgctgccaaagattcccttgccccctCCCAACAGGTGGAGTCCgtccctccctagcagcctatgGTTGTTGAAGAACGTCCtgttgtcataaaagccaaaaccctcacgtAGACACCAGCCACGTAACCATGATTATGATGGACAACTTGCTCTGCTTTTTACAGCTGATCACACTCAGCCTAGGCTAACTCAGATGCTGAATCACCAACAGGCTATACTAAAGCAAAGATCTTCCATAAACCAAAACATCCACattgctggaaaacaaaaggaaaagcccagaaaggaaataaagagtCCAGGTATGTTGTGTAGAtcaaagattatttatttatgaaactGAAAGTGATGATCACTTGTAGTGCAATAACAAGCCCAAGATTCTTTATGTCTATTTTGAAATGAACTATTAACTCTCGCCTCTGAAAACAACTGTGCTTTGCTATCAGGTGCCTGTTCTACAGTCCCCACACCACATAATACACACGTTACACTTCTGAGGACAAGGAAGCATCTCTTTGGAGTTCCACAGATAGTTActtcttcattttctaattTCTGTGACACAAAGAAATCACTCAAAGCATCTTTATTTCAATGTTTCCCGTTGCTGGATTTTAAAAGTCATATTAATGTGACTCATTAATCCCAACCCCCAATTAATTATTAATACTCCTTAATCCCCCACAAATAAACAAAGTGCAGTGTTCTTAAATTGCAACAATTACTCCAAGCAAGAGGCCGTCACAGAAGCAATTTTTGCtaatagaaaaatgttattaaaaaaagattgcGAAGTATGGTCactcaaatttaaaaataaacctctaAGTATAAAAATATACTGGCACTTTAGAAAGGTGCAACAGGAACCACCTCAGGCATCCAACCAACAGACTTTGGTACCAACCAGTACAGGAGGGTCCCCATTCCCAAGGCAGCttgatagaagaaaaaaaaccccaacctatCGAGGAACACACGATAAGTATCATTACAGTAAACACGACTGCAATACTTCTGCTGCCACATTCAGCACAGAAGCAGTGCTGCGTGAGCAGCTCAGTGCATGTGCCCACAACGATACCAAGCAGTGGATGGGTCGTGTCAAGCAATGATGCGTGGTATGATGAGTCACCACTGCAAGGTGGAAAACCAACGAGGTCTATTTTTCTGTGACAAATACTGCCAGCAGTTTTGGTTTTCCTGTAGTTGTATTTCTTCCAGTTAGGAACAGGACAGGTCAAAGATACAGAGCACAGGTAGGTAACAGAATTAGCGTGAACGGTACAGCCTCAAGGCACTGAGCACCCACAGCGTGCAAGGGAAAGCATGGGTGCAGACAGCTCTCTTCACCCCAGTGATACAGGCGGCCAGGGTCAGGCTGCAATCTACATCATCTTTGTTTCTGGTGGTTTCACAGGTGGCCATCCTTGCCCTTTGTAGTACGACACCAGCTGCTTAGGCACTTCAGCCAGAACCATCTGGGAAAGAGCTTCCCAGGGAGCCTGCAAGGAGAACAGGGAGAATAAATCAGAAATACTGCAGAGAAAGGATTTATCAGCCCCATTACAAACTCTCTTACAGAATTCAGAGTGCAGACCACCACCTGCCACATCTCACACCCTGTTTCAAGAGTTCCTTGCTGTAGTGTTAGGAGCACTTCCAGTCAGTCTCAGTGAGGACTGCTGATGAAAAGCACTCGTTCCCACCCCTGCACTGCTCCCACCTCAAGCCTTGGCTCACACAGCCTTTATATGGCCCTGATCTGGGTGGGAAACTGCCCCAGTCACTAGCAGTTTCTCTTATTTTGGATTTTCATTTGACTACACTCTTCAACCCAATTCCCTGTGCAGTATGCATGAATGCTAGCGCCAACAGTGGAAGTAGGGAGGAGCTTGGGAACGAAAGGACTGCTTTTAACAGCAGGGAAGACACATCTCAGACTACATCACTCATGGGTCTCAATATTAGAGACCAACACCATGATCTCAGTTCCTTGCCTATATGTTTGCATCCCAGGAGAGAAAACATCTTCTTTACTCCTTTAACTCTGCAATAGCCAAGAGGTATTACACCGAATCAATGATACGACGAGAGCTCTTTAGGAGAAGTTGCAAGAGAGCTGTGACAAGGCACACAGTctcaaacacaaaagcaaacatcTCAACTCCCACTGGGAGCGAACAGTTTGGCCAGCACTTTGAGCATGCAGCTTGCTGCCTTGTCTAGACCCATGCTCATTTTTCAGATGTAGTAACTGCATATATACTGGCAGCAGGACTGTTCTGAAGTTAAAGACAACTTACATTTTTGAATTGTCGGAAAGGAACAAACTGGACAATGTCTCGTGCAGCTGGCTCTCCTGTCAGGGATTTCAGGACACCGTTGTCTCCGTCAAGGAACTCCATTGCCTTGAAATCAGCTTCACCCACTCCAACAATAATGATGGACATTGGCAGCTTAGAGGCATTAACAATTGCTTGCCTGGTTTGGTCCAGATCAGTGATCTCTCCATCTGTGATGATCAGCAAgataaaatattgctgaaaaatattagaaagCACCCAGTTAGGGAGATCAACACCAAAGCTCACATAACTGAAGGCAAATGGAGCAATTTCTTACTCTAAGAAAGAGATCATATGGTTCTGGTTTTGTCTTACCCACAGAACGTTAAAGAAACTTATGTTTATTCCCATTTTTTCACATGTATAACACCTTTCTCTGTGCACTTCAAATTTCCTTTGTACTACAAAAAAGATAGAGGCTTAAATTCAATTTATAAAGAACAGTTACATCAAGTGGCAGAAAGCACTAGAGATGAGCAAAGTACTCCTAAATCAACAAAGCCGCATACAAAAATCACTGATGGATGCTGCTTTATTCACTGATATCTCAAAAAGGCTAAAGTTTAATATCCCTGGAGTGTAACTCAAAAAGCCTTCTTTTTTAGTTAccaataatttaaattttaagtatTAGAAATCTCAAAACATGGCCATGACGAATGCCATGACACAAAGATGCTCTAGAGATAACAAGAGGGGATACAGGAGcttttctagaaagaaaaaaatacctcaaaccaACACATCAGTATGCTAAAGTGTTTAACATATCCTTCCTTTTCCAGAGGCTTAAGGTTTAGTAGCTGGTTCTGAAATGAGCAACCACTGTTTTTTGGCAGCTACCTACagacttaaaattaaaataaaaaatgagacacacacaataaaaataaaactgaatttccAATTCTAAAATCCAGTTAAAACAAGTGTTACTATGGTTGTACCCCATTACTGGCAGAATCTTTAAGTAGTTAGGCTTTAATCTATAAGAAGTAGTAGAGATATTTAACATATAAAGAGAAATAAGATTCTCCCAAGTGTTGGGAAGGCTGAAAAAATACCCTCAGAAATATAAGAAATGGATGTCCCTGGACCAAGCACCTCACAGTCTGGGAAATTTATTCGACGTACACACAAATGTATGTAGAACCAAAAATACTGACACAGCTAGACCATAAAGCAAGTATCAGAGTGTACAGTGAAATTCCTCTGACTGGTCTGTCAAAATGGAATCAGTTAAATCTATCACAGTATGAGAGTCCTTTGTCCTTAAGCAAAAGGAATGAAGTTTAAAGAAACAGAGTTGAATTTTAACAGCAGCCATGGCCACGCAAGCATAGAAATGAGATGTGCAACACAACTGTATGGTAGCATGGATGCTCTGCCATGCATTCTATACTAGAatagtcaagggcttttccagcttcccacacgctgccgggggcacaagcagccgggagggggagggggcacagccaagagagcggattcccactggccagagggatattccatatcatgtaacatcatgcccagtatgttactgggaggggctggctgggggagggaggcagcattTCACGGCTTAGGGACAGGCAGtgtcggtcagcgggtggtgagctgttgtatcgtttgtgtttctggttttttcccttttttccccgtccctttttattattactttattctaattgttaaactgttcttatctcagcctaaaagttttttttcttgcttttgtccttccgattctctcccctgtcccacaggggtggggggagtgaccaagcggctgcgtggtgtttagctgccgactggggctgaaccactaCACAGTTCATATCAATATGTACCAAGAGAGCACCAACAGCCTCCCTGTAGGTGGTAGGAGAGGACCAAACTTGGGATCCGAAGGAAGGAAGACAATACCACTTTACCATTCCGTTCTATGCCATCATAAAcatggaaaactgaaatatcaACCCAATGCAGATCCCCAGTAAAGGACGTGCACTCACTGAAGCAGTTGCTTGTTGTGCCGAGTGTGCTGCAAACCTTGCCACATGGTTTATAATAGGAGAGAAATTGGTTGGCCCATAGAGTCGGATGTGAGGAAGGATCTGGCGGTAGGCTTCTACTATTCCTTGGATCCCTGTAACACAAGGAAGGCAAGCTGCCACAAGAGCTTCACAAATTctccagtaattttttttataacattACTAAAATAGTACGGCAAAAGTGTAGTAACTCTCATACAGCTGTGAATTCCTAAAGGACAAATAAGCAGCAGGATAACAGCAAATATACAAAGCACAGGGCTGAAACCAGTGGACATCTGCAGAGACAAGGTTTGCAGGTTTCTCCCCCGTTCTACAGACTTCACATTACTCTTTGCACCTCTAACATCACAAAGCTCATGGAAGTTGTGGGAAGAATAATCTGGTGAAGGCATGCTGATGACTACGTTTACCTTGTTCTTTCTACCTTTTCATCTACTTTGTCTTGTTTAATTGCTTATAGTCTAATTAGACAACAAGGTTAGAAGCTCTCTAGAACTGTATTTTCCTTGTATGAAAGTTAGACAATAATCCCGATTCAGGATTCAAacatttctgtaacagaaacaGCACCCTTAATGTTTTTCCTATGCAAGAAGCTTTTCTCAGATTAactaaacaaattaaaaagaaaaaaaaattttaaagtctgatttttaaattgagCATATTCTTCTAATTCACCTAAATTGGCCTATTCTTGGCTTGTATCAATGTAGCCTCATTTGATACTGCTGCTTGCGCTGTCCACCATGCAGGTTTTAGTGCAGCAACTCTCAAAACTACTGCACAGGGACCCTTAAAGGTCAAAGACACACATCCCAGTGAGGCAGACAATGCTGAACTGACAACAGTAATGCCTGGATTTTAACACTGAATCTCAGATTCCATTTTTTGTTGGCCTTATACCAGAGAGAAGAACTGAAATGAGTTAAAAATGCTTGTTCACGAACAATTCTGTGTCACTGTATGCTGAGAGAGTTCTTAGTCCTTAGAGGTCATAATCCGTCTTAGAGAGCTGCCATCGCAAACAGCTGAAACAACCTCCACTAAAGAAGGTGGctataaagaaaacaagcttttaaGTCAACTCTTTAAAAGATAATATTCAAACATATACACATTCCCAATGAAGTAACCATGATCTCTCACAGCCTTAGCAGATGGTTACTCTGGAAATATGACAAGCACAGGCACACTGCTGATCTGAGTCCACTGCCACCTATAACATACCAGAAGTAACCAAGCTGCAGCAACAAAAGTTTCAGCACAGACTAACATCAGATTAAATCTAGACCCCTTCACTAGAGCTTACATAGACCACACAGAAGTCTGCATCAACACCCATCCATTCTTGTCAGCATCCAGGTGAGTGTAAATCTAGTTTGCTGCAGTTATGCACCAGTTATGGAAGAAATACACCACTTTAAACACCTGTCCCCCTCAGTGAAATATTAACAAAGAGGCACCCTCACCTTGACAGTAAGGGTTGCTGGGGTTGAAGTTCAAAGCAAACTCATGAGATACCTAGGAAAGGGGACATTACAAACAGTTAGGGAATGGAGGCACAGACAGAGCAATTGCTCAGTGTTGTGAAGGCCCTACCTGCCAGCTAGGAGGAATCTGAGCTCCAAACCCAAATGCAGGAAACAGCTTGTCCCTGGAGAGAAAGGGCaacaagaagaaatgagaaGGAGCAATTCTTTAATAACTCACTATTCCATTTTATTCccagaaagcagctggagaCCAAGGTTCAATTCCTGCCATGAGGAATGGGTACACCATCTAGCTCCCCCTGGCCAGCCACCAGTCACCTAAGGGTTGCAGGCTTGGGCTTGACAGTTTCAGAGTAGCACCCCATAGGACTCTCAGGAGATCTCCAAGTTGCAGGAGCAAAGCCAAACCAACCACAGCCTGGCTAAAGGATAGAGCTGACAAACATACTCCCATTAAATCAAACAGAGCATTCATGTTTGAAACGCATTATCAGCAACAAGGGATTAGTAACCAGCTAAAGCAGCATTAGAGAGTAACCCAGGGCCATAATAGGGCAGACGTGCAGGGACAAATCAAGCAAGTATGCCAAATTACGAAGGGCTGCCACTGCCCTCCCTGTTGGTGCAGAAGCAGGAGGAAGTGGTAGCAGCTCCTGAAGGAATCTCCCGAGGAAAGGTAGCACCTCAGTCATTCAAACATTACAGCTCTGGAACAAGCTATCAGCCTTGATCACTGACACCCGCTGTGACACATTTTTGATGCAGTGGCTAGATCAGTTAAGATCATGACATACGTGTCATAATCCTGGACTACACTTCCCACACTCCAGATAGCAATCAGGTACTCATTTATCCCGTCTGGGCTGATGTAGTGAAGAGAATCTGGTGACTTGGGATCTCCGTTGGAGCCAGTGAAGTCTACACCCACCTAATCAGTCAAGATGATGACAGCAAGTCACTGAGACATCACCATAAGCAAATGAGAAGAACTAACCATACCCAGAAACAGAGGGTTAGACGAGGCCCACACAGCTCCCTTCCTCCCAGGCACACAGGCAGCCCTATACAGGGACAGGCAAACAAGCCAGCATACCTTTTCCCATTGGGGTACATGCATGTTTAAGAAATAGTAAAGCTTTCCACTGATAGACTGAACCAATTTCTCAAAAGAAGTTTAAGAAACCCTGGTTCCATTAAAGTTGCTACTTGAtcacaaaaagtaaaatataataTCGTGGTTTTTCCAGTTTGAAGTTTCACTGCAAATACACACTGCATTCGCAGTCATTCACACTGCAAATAGAAGTACTAATCATAACTTCATTGCTTTGTCCTGTCATCTACCAAGATGTGCAGTGGGAAAACAACTCACTGTAAAGTTAATTTGGCAGCCTCCCATGACGTAGTCCAGAAACGAATATTCTGTCTCAATCTAGAGGAACAGGTAGATAGTGTTATACCTCCTCCCCATAAGAACAGATTTCATTacaatcagaaaattaaaaaagtaaaaaaccaacaaaaatcaTCTTACCTTGCAGGATTTTATTCTAATAATACCAGAGTTTTTgtagctctttttcttttgttttttctcaggATGAATGCATTCGAATTCCACCTACAGAACGCAAGCATACAGGAAGCAAGTTCCAAAACATCTGCATTTACAGCACGGCAAATTAATGAAACAGAACAGCGTCAGACATCACACAATTTCTGAGTTACACAAATATCTGGCAGAATTCTGAAacttaattttagaaaaagttTTCAACTACTTTGGCTTCTACCTGGCAAGTTAAACAGGATGCTTTTCCTACCAGCACTGGGCAAAACACGAGGGAAGACCTCATAAAACCCTCTCTCAACAACATAACTGTTATTCTGCATGCAATCATGGAACAGGGTCATTgtatcagaggaaaaaaaaagtttatcaCAAATACAAGCATTTCTCTTAATATAATCAGGTTCTTTTTCAGTTAAGGGAAGGGAATGCactcaaacagaaaatgagGCGGCGAAACCTTTGGATGAGGGAGGCCAAAAAACCTAGGTCGCAGGTTCCCAATGGCAGCGtttcactgttttgtttcatttgcattaGTTCTGATTTCACATGGCCTAGGGAAAGAGGCAAGAATCTTCTACCAGCTTTAGGATTACAACCACAAAAATCAAGTTGGCTGGCAAATGGAAGCAGTCCTAGGCTAGGTCCTGTGTGCAGATTCATCTGATATATCTAGATATTAATCTAGATATCCGTCTCCATGAGAACGAGAGTTCAGGTTTTCATTGCAATCAAGAGAGAGAAACTGACACCACAAGCAAATGATTCAACTTCTAAACTGGATGACCAAGGCAAGGcagctagaacttaatctggctactgccataaagtacaataaaaaatacttctatcAATATATTATgagcaaaaggagggctaaggagaatctccagaCTTTTTAGATATGGGAGGAAAGAGTGACAAAGGCTGACGAAAAGACcgaggtacttaatgccttctttgcctcagtctttaatataaaaccagttgttctctgggtactCGGCCCCCTGAGCCAGaacacagggagcagaatgaggccccataatccaaggggaaatggttagtgacctcCTACCTGACCtaaacacacacaagtctatggggccagatggaaTCCACCAAGGGTACTGGAGGAACCAGTGGATGTGCtcaccaagctgctttccatcatttatcagcagtcctggtaaCTGGAGgggtcccagttgactggagatgagcaaatgtgacacccatatacaagaagggctggaaggaagaaCTAGACACTGGTCAGCTGgacctcagtaccagggaaggttaaggagcagatcatcctgagtgccatcacacagcACGTACAGGATAGCAaagtgatcaggcccagtcagcatgggtttaggaaaagcaggtcctgcttaactaacctgatctccttctatgacacggtgacctgcttagtagatgagggaaaggctgggatgttgtctacctagactttagtaaagcctttgacactgtttcccacatcattctcctggaaaaactggctgctcatggcttgggcaggggtactctttgctgggtgaaaaactgactggatggccaagcccagagagttgtagtgaacagagctaaatccaattggcagctggtcacaagtggtgttccccagagttcagtgttggggctggttctatttaatatctttataaatTATCTAGATGAGGGGaccaagtgcaccctcagtaaatttgcagatgacacccagttgggtgggagtgccgatctgcttgagggaaggctcttcagagggatctggacaggctggattgttgaGCTGAGGCCAACTTTATGAGGTTttacaaggccaagtgccgggtcctgcacttgggtcacaccaaccccaggcaacgctccaggcctggggcagaggggctgggaagtgcccagCGGagcaggccctgggggtgctggctgacagccggctgggcatgagccagcagtgcccgggtggccaaggaggccaccagcccccgggcttgtgtcagccctggtgtggccagcaggagccgggcagggatggggcccctgtgctcggccctggggaggcccctcctcgaatgctgggctcaggtttgggcccctcgggacaagaagggccttgaggggctggagcgtgtccagagaagggcagcagggctggggcagggtctggatcacaagtgtgctggggggcggctaagggagctgggggggtttagcctggagaagaggaggctgaggggagaccttatcactctctgcaactgcctgagaggggctgtagcgaggtgggggttggtctcttctccctagtaactagcaataggat harbors:
- the CPNE1 gene encoding copine-1 isoform X1 — translated: MEHGPGCIAWLVPVFDQRRSLGRRLKAVLEKAWFLRIIDGFASAFVQLDRTERIKNCQNPEFCKKLVVDYYFEKVQKLKFGIYDIDNKSFDLNDDDYLGGIECTLGQVVSSSVFTRPLELKQGKPAGKGTITISAEEIKDTRVVYMEIEAQNLDKKDFLGKSDPFLEFYKQSGAGMWQLVYRSEVIKNNLNPCWRKFSVPLQTFCGGDFNKPVKVQCADHDSDGSHDLIGTFETNLTQLQKASDGSPVEFECIHPEKKQKKKSYKNSGIIRIKSCKIETEYSFLDYVMGGCQINFTVGVDFTGSNGDPKSPDSLHYISPDGINEYLIAIWSVGSVVQDYDTDKLFPAFGFGAQIPPSWQVSHEFALNFNPSNPYCQGIQGIVEAYRQILPHIRLYGPTNFSPIINHVARFAAHSAQQATASQYFILLIITDGEITDLDQTRQAIVNASKLPMSIIIVGVGEADFKAMEFLDGDNGVLKSLTGEPAARDIVQFVPFRQFKNAPWEALSQMVLAEVPKQLVSYYKGQGWPPVKPPETKMM
- the CPNE1 gene encoding copine-1 isoform X2, which produces MAGCVSRVELSVSCRGLLDRDLGSKSDPLCVLLQDAGGGRWAELDRTERIKNCQNPEFCKKLVVDYYFEKVQKLKFGIYDIDNKSFDLNDDDYLGGIECTLGQVVSSSVFTRPLELKQGKPAGKGTITISAEEIKDTRVVYMEIEAQNLDKKDFLGKSDPFLEFYKQSGAGMWQLVYRSEVIKNNLNPCWRKFSVPLQTFCGGDFNKPVKVQCADHDSDGSHDLIGTFETNLTQLQKASDGSPVEFECIHPEKKQKKKSYKNSGIIRIKSCKIETEYSFLDYVMGGCQINFTVGVDFTGSNGDPKSPDSLHYISPDGINEYLIAIWSVGSVVQDYDTDKLFPAFGFGAQIPPSWQVSHEFALNFNPSNPYCQGIQGIVEAYRQILPHIRLYGPTNFSPIINHVARFAAHSAQQATASQYFILLIITDGEITDLDQTRQAIVNASKLPMSIIIVGVGEADFKAMEFLDGDNGVLKSLTGEPAARDIVQFVPFRQFKNAPWEALSQMVLAEVPKQLVSYYKGQGWPPVKPPETKMM